One Planktothrix sp. FACHB-1365 genomic window carries:
- a CDS encoding NAD(P)H-quinone oxidoreductase subunit N has protein sequence MDFSTLAAQLNAGIIWPEGIVIITLLVVLVGDLIVGRIQSSQWTPYAAIAGLLLSVGVLYTQWDTTNTIAFLGSFNGDDLSIVFRGIIALSSAVTILMSIRYVEQTGTALAEFIAILLTATLGAMFLSGANELVTIFVALETLSISSYLLTGYTKRDPRSNEAALKYLLIGAASSAVFLYGLSLLYGLSGGKTNLTEIAKVLATSSGESLGVVIALVFVIAGISFKISAVPFHQWTPDVYEGSPTPVVAFLSVGSKTAGFALAIRLLINAFPSVADEWRFVFTALALLSMILGNVVALAQTSMKRMLAYSSIAQAGFVMIGLIAGTEAGYSSMVFYLLIYLFMNLGGFICVILFSLRTGTDQISEYSGLYQKDPLLTLCLSICLLSLGGIPPLAGFFGKIYLFWAGWQAGLYALVLLGLVTSVVSIYYYIRVVKMMVVKEPQEMSDAVKNYPAMQWNLPGMRPLQVGLVLTLVATSLSGILSNPLFTLSSDAITHTPMFKNALVKTKTVANLTTSPIITKRK, from the coding sequence ATGGATTTTTCGACTCTTGCAGCGCAGTTGAACGCTGGGATTATTTGGCCAGAGGGGATTGTCATCATTACCCTCTTGGTGGTGTTAGTCGGTGATTTGATTGTTGGGAGGATTCAATCTTCCCAATGGACGCCTTATGCGGCGATCGCAGGTTTACTGCTTTCGGTTGGGGTGTTGTACACTCAATGGGATACGACCAATACCATCGCCTTTTTAGGCAGTTTCAATGGGGATGATCTCAGTATCGTCTTTCGGGGAATTATTGCCCTGTCTTCAGCCGTAACGATTTTAATGTCCATCCGCTACGTTGAACAAACGGGAACCGCCTTAGCAGAATTTATCGCCATTCTATTAACTGCAACTTTAGGGGCGATGTTCCTATCCGGGGCGAATGAATTAGTCACCATTTTTGTAGCGTTAGAAACCTTGAGTATCTCCTCTTATTTATTAACAGGATATACCAAACGTGACCCCCGTTCTAACGAAGCCGCATTGAAATATCTGTTAATTGGGGCTGCCAGTTCTGCCGTATTTCTCTATGGTTTATCCCTATTATATGGACTGTCGGGAGGCAAAACCAATTTAACCGAAATTGCCAAGGTTTTAGCAACTTCTAGCGGTGAATCTTTAGGCGTTGTCATCGCTTTAGTCTTCGTCATTGCTGGAATTTCCTTTAAAATTTCGGCTGTTCCCTTCCACCAATGGACACCGGACGTTTACGAAGGTTCACCCACACCCGTTGTAGCCTTTTTATCCGTGGGTTCCAAAACCGCCGGGTTTGCCCTGGCCATTCGCTTACTGATTAACGCTTTTCCTTCCGTCGCCGATGAATGGCGGTTTGTGTTCACCGCTTTAGCCCTCCTGAGTATGATCTTAGGAAACGTCGTGGCGCTCGCTCAAACCAGCATGAAACGGATGTTAGCTTATTCATCTATTGCCCAAGCTGGGTTTGTGATGATTGGGTTAATTGCTGGAACAGAAGCCGGATATTCCAGCATGGTATTTTACCTGTTGATTTATCTGTTTATGAACTTAGGGGGCTTCATTTGTGTGATTCTCTTCTCTCTGAGAACGGGAACGGATCAAATTAGTGAATATAGTGGGTTATATCAAAAAGATCCCCTATTAACCCTGTGTTTAAGTATTTGTCTATTATCCTTGGGCGGTATTCCTCCCTTAGCGGGATTTTTTGGCAAAATTTACCTGTTTTGGGCAGGTTGGCAAGCGGGTTTATACGCCTTAGTTTTGTTAGGGTTAGTCACCAGTGTAGTCTCGATTTATTATTACATTCGCGTTGTGAAAATGATGGTGGTGAAAGAGCCCCAAGAAATGTCTGATGCGGTGAAAAATTATCCGGCTATGCAATGGAATTTACCCGGAATGCGTCCTCTACAAGTGGGTTTAGTGTTAACTTTGGTCGCGACTTCGTTATCAGGTATTTTATCGAATCCGTTATTTACCTTATCAAGCGATGCAATTACCCATACTCCGATGTTTAAAAACGCATTGGTGAAAACCAAAACCGTTGCTAATCTGACAACATCTCCTATCATTACCAAACGGAAGTAA
- a CDS encoding SDR family NAD(P)-dependent oxidoreductase: MLLKDKVAVISGAGSGIGKATALLLGKEGAKVATLDRTPEKAQKTIDQIKQAGGEAMMTVADISHWEQVQQSIDKIAQTWGKIDIVFANAGINGVWAPLDELSPEEWKTTISINLDGTFYTLKYALPYLKKQGGSVVITSSVNGTRMFSNSGATAYASTKAAQVAFAKMTALELAKYKIRVNVICPGAITTEIDQNTEREDLEEAQEPVEFPEGKIPLTDGQPGTSEQVAQLVLFLVSDASSHITGTEVWIDGGQSLLQG, translated from the coding sequence ATGTTATTAAAAGATAAAGTTGCTGTGATTAGTGGGGCGGGTTCAGGAATTGGTAAAGCAACAGCATTGTTATTGGGAAAAGAAGGCGCAAAAGTAGCAACGCTTGATCGGACACCTGAAAAAGCTCAAAAAACTATTGATCAAATTAAACAAGCAGGTGGAGAAGCAATGATGACGGTTGCGGATATTTCCCATTGGGAACAAGTACAACAATCAATAGATAAAATTGCCCAAACTTGGGGAAAAATTGATATTGTTTTTGCTAATGCTGGAATTAATGGGGTTTGGGCTCCTTTAGATGAACTTTCACCGGAAGAATGGAAAACAACAATTTCGATTAATTTAGATGGAACCTTTTATACTTTAAAATATGCCTTACCTTATTTAAAAAAACAAGGCGGGAGTGTGGTAATTACCTCTTCTGTTAATGGCACTCGAATGTTTAGTAATAGTGGCGCAACGGCTTATGCTTCTACAAAAGCGGCTCAAGTTGCTTTTGCTAAAATGACAGCTTTAGAATTAGCAAAATATAAAATTAGAGTTAATGTCATTTGTCCGGGGGCAATTACAACAGAAATCGATCAAAATACTGAACGAGAAGACTTAGAAGAAGCTCAAGAACCTGTAGAATTTCCTGAAGGTAAAATTCCCTTAACGGACGGTCAACCGGGAACGTCTGAACAAGTTGCACAACTGGTTTTATTTTTAGTCTCTGATGCCTCTAGTCATATTACTGGAACTGAAGTTTGGATCGATGGCGGACAATCTTTATTACAAGGATAA
- a CDS encoding Rid family detoxifying hydrolase has product MDAKELLERYEQGERKFEKAQLSGIDLKGTDLRDINLSNANLTGADLSNAVLTKANLSSTLLNKACLNDADLTNVQGHSIRLMWADLSGTNLSKSNLIYSDLSNSTLDKAHLSNAQLTSSNFNQASLCGANLTGANLGNSSFNGADFTNADLSRANLEKGRFQDCNFQSSNLQLVNLANVDLSTLNFTDANLERANLENANLKEAILKNVNLEKANLRGANLINANLEVANLAKADLTGANIYGANLQNADFTGAIMPNGERNKLENNPSNLSETAKTVSDTEKAITRKIIKTEKAPKPVGPYNQAVMVNNTIYLSGQIAIDPRINQIVYPDEIIKQTERVMSNLEAVLTEAGATLENVVKTTIFLKDMNDFTQVNEVYSKYFKPETAPARATLEVSRLPKDVLVEIECIAVI; this is encoded by the coding sequence ATGGATGCTAAAGAACTGTTAGAAAGATATGAACAAGGTGAACGTAAATTTGAGAAAGCACAATTAAGTGGTATTGATCTTAAAGGGACAGATTTAAGAGATATTAATTTGTCAAATGCTAATTTAACTGGTGCAGACTTAAGCAATGCAGTTCTTACTAAGGCTAACTTATCTAGCACATTGCTTAATAAGGCTTGTCTCAATGATGCTGATTTAACTAATGTACAAGGACATAGCATAAGGCTTATGTGGGCTGACCTTAGTGGAACTAATTTGAGCAAATCAAACTTAATTTACTCGGATTTAAGCAATAGTACGTTAGACAAAGCTCATCTTAGTAATGCCCAATTAACATCATCTAACTTTAATCAAGCTTCTCTTTGTGGGGCAAATTTAACAGGAGCTAATTTAGGAAATTCATCTTTTAATGGAGCCGATTTTACAAATGCAGATTTAAGTCGAGCCAATTTAGAAAAAGGACGATTTCAAGACTGTAATTTTCAATCGTCTAACTTACAATTAGTTAATTTAGCTAACGTAGATTTATCAACATTAAATTTTACAGATGCAAATTTGGAACGTGCTAATCTTGAAAATGCTAATTTGAAAGAAGCAATACTTAAAAATGTTAATTTAGAAAAAGCTAATTTGCGAGGAGCTAATTTAATTAATGCCAATTTAGAGGTAGCAAACTTAGCAAAAGCTGACTTAACGGGTGCTAATATCTATGGGGCTAATCTTCAAAATGCTGACTTCACAGGTGCAATAATGCCGAATGGAGAACGTAATAAATTAGAAAATAACCCTTCTAATTTATCTGAAACAGCAAAAACAGTATCAGATACAGAAAAAGCCATAACTCGTAAAATCATTAAAACTGAAAAAGCACCGAAACCCGTTGGCCCTTATAATCAAGCGGTAATGGTCAATAACACGATCTATTTATCAGGACAAATTGCTATAGACCCCCGCATTAACCAAATTGTTTATCCCGATGAAATCATCAAACAAACCGAACGAGTGATGTCAAATTTAGAGGCGGTATTAACCGAAGCAGGGGCGACTTTGGAAAACGTTGTTAAAACCACAATCTTCTTAAAAGATATGAACGATTTTACTCAAGTTAATGAAGTCTATTCCAAATATTTTAAACCCGAAACAGCCCCCGCTAGGGCGACCCTTGAAGTGTCCCGTCTTCCCAAAGATGTATTAGTAGAAATCGAATGTATCGCCGTTATTTAA
- the bchB gene encoding ferredoxin:protochlorophyllide reductase (ATP-dependent) subunit B, producing the protein MKLAYWMYAGPAHIGTLRIASSFKNVHAIMHAPLGDDYFNVMRSMLERERDYTPVTASVVDRNVLARGSQEKVVDNIVRKDQEERPDLIVLTPTCTSSILQEDLQNFVERAQLDAKGDVMLADVNHYRVNELQAADRTLQQIVQFYIEKAKKKGDLPEGKTEKPSVNIIGMSTLGFHNQHDCTELKRLMADLGIEVNEVIPEGASVHNLKNLPRAWFNLVPYRELGLMAAGYLEEAFGMPYVDITPMGVVETARCIRKIQQVINAQGTDVDYSEYIDNQTLYVSQAAWFSRSIDCQNLTGKKAVVFGDNTHAAAMTKILAREMGIHVVCAGTYCKYDADWFKEQVSEYCDEILISDDNAQIGDMIARIEPSAIFGTQMERHVGKRLDIPCGVIASPIHIQNFPIGYKPFLGYEGTNQLTDLIYNSFTLGMEDHLLEIFGGHDTKEVITKGISAGSDLNWTKEAQAELNKIPGFVRGKVKRNTEKFARERGLNEISLEVMYAAKEAVGA; encoded by the coding sequence ATGAAATTGGCTTATTGGATGTATGCTGGCCCAGCCCATATTGGAACCCTTCGCATCGCCAGTTCTTTCAAAAATGTTCACGCCATTATGCACGCCCCTTTAGGGGATGATTATTTCAACGTCATGCGGTCGATGTTAGAACGGGAACGGGACTATACCCCGGTGACAGCTAGTGTGGTAGATCGCAACGTTTTAGCACGGGGTTCTCAAGAAAAAGTGGTTGATAATATTGTTAGAAAAGATCAGGAAGAACGCCCCGATTTAATTGTCTTAACTCCCACTTGTACTTCTAGTATTTTACAAGAAGATTTACAAAATTTTGTTGAACGCGCCCAACTAGATGCCAAAGGCGATGTGATGTTAGCCGATGTCAATCATTATCGCGTGAATGAACTGCAAGCGGCTGACCGGACGTTACAACAAATCGTTCAATTTTATATTGAAAAAGCTAAGAAAAAAGGCGATTTACCCGAAGGCAAAACCGAAAAACCTTCTGTTAATATTATTGGAATGTCTACCCTAGGTTTCCATAACCAACATGACTGCACTGAATTAAAACGGTTAATGGCAGATTTAGGCATTGAAGTGAATGAAGTGATTCCCGAAGGAGCATCGGTTCATAACTTAAAAAACCTACCTCGTGCATGGTTTAATTTAGTTCCTTATCGAGAACTAGGGTTAATGGCAGCCGGATATTTAGAAGAAGCATTCGGGATGCCTTATGTTGATATTACTCCGATGGGAGTGGTGGAAACTGCCCGTTGTATTCGCAAAATTCAACAAGTGATTAATGCTCAAGGCACTGATGTAGATTATAGCGAATATATTGATAATCAAACCCTCTATGTTTCCCAAGCCGCTTGGTTTTCTCGTTCCATTGACTGTCAGAATTTAACCGGGAAAAAAGCTGTTGTGTTTGGGGATAATACCCACGCTGCGGCGATGACTAAAATTCTCGCCCGGGAGATGGGAATTCATGTGGTTTGTGCGGGAACTTATTGCAAATATGATGCAGATTGGTTTAAGGAACAAGTGAGTGAATATTGCGATGAAATTCTCATCAGTGATGATAACGCTCAAATCGGAGATATGATTGCCCGCATTGAACCTTCTGCTATTTTTGGAACCCAAATGGAACGCCATGTTGGGAAACGATTAGATATTCCCTGCGGTGTGATTGCATCTCCCATTCATATTCAGAATTTCCCCATCGGTTATAAACCCTTTTTAGGCTATGAAGGCACGAATCAGCTTACTGATTTAATCTATAATTCCTTTACTTTAGGAATGGAAGATCACCTGTTAGAAATCTTCGGCGGACACGATACTAAAGAAGTAATTACCAAAGGAATTTCGGCGGGTTCTGATTTGAATTGGACGAAAGAAGCCCAAGCTGAACTGAATAAAATTCCGGGGTTTGTACGCGGTAAAGTTAAACGCAATACCGAAAAATTTGCCCGTGAACGCGGTTTAAATGAAATTTCGTTAGAAGTGATGTATGCGGCAAAAGAAGCCGTCGGAGCTTAA
- a CDS encoding glycoside hydrolase family 31 protein, whose product MPQYFGQLHTLDPNWSQIESVKTVEVSDRSILFNCGNVYVKISVLAENLIRVRYAPSGEFLPRRSWAVTMDDSDWQPVQFKTQETEQTTEIITEKIKISIQHHPFRVQCYDNNNNPFAIDAELGFAWREGLTAVWKKIEAEEHFYGFGERTGFLDKIGEIKTNWTVDSLDYDALTDAMYQAIPMFMALRPELSYGIFLNSTYWSRFDIGVEQPGVWRMETQAPELDYYIIYGPKPEQILNTYTQLTGRMPLPPRWALGYHQCRWSYESEIVVKNLAKEFRNRKIPCDVIHLDIDYMRGYRVFTWSHHRFPHPQNLIQHLNHNGFKTITIIDPGVKYEPEGNYPIFDQGLEEDYFVRKPNGQLFHGYVWPDKAVFPDFLNPKVQNWWGECHQTLTDMGIAGIWNDMNEPALDDRPFGDKGSKITFPLDCLQGPLEEQATHAETHNLYGLMMAKSCAEALVKLRPQERSFVLTRSGYAGIQRWSSVWMGDNHSIWEHLETSLPMLCNMGLSGVAFVGCDIGGFAGNATAELFARWMQMGVLYPLMRGHSALSTAQHEPWVFGEKVEQICREYLELRYRLLPYLYTLFWEATQTGSPILRPLFYHYPNDSKTYTLSDQILLGSAILAAPIYRPGVECRAVYLPEGIWYDWWTGKSYSGSQYILAEAPLERMPLYVKAGSIIPLQPVMQYVDEKPIDCLTFKVFPGTGEGILYEDDGRSFEYVQGMYATTKYRLSQDNQELIVEIEPRQGQWTPPNREIIIDVVGVGEQHFQDDGQGKQLRFGLIKN is encoded by the coding sequence ATGCCTCAATATTTTGGACAATTACACACCCTCGACCCCAATTGGTCACAAATTGAATCTGTTAAAACGGTAGAAGTAAGCGATCGCTCTATATTATTTAACTGTGGGAATGTTTATGTTAAAATTAGTGTATTAGCCGAGAATTTAATTCGAGTTCGTTATGCCCCATCCGGTGAGTTTTTGCCTCGTCGTTCTTGGGCGGTTACGATGGATGATTCAGACTGGCAACCTGTTCAATTTAAAACCCAAGAAACCGAACAAACGACAGAAATTATTACTGAAAAAATTAAGATCTCGATTCAACATCATCCGTTCCGCGTTCAATGTTATGATAACAATAATAACCCCTTTGCTATTGATGCCGAATTAGGCTTTGCATGGCGAGAAGGGTTAACAGCAGTTTGGAAAAAGATTGAAGCGGAAGAACATTTTTATGGCTTTGGAGAACGCACTGGATTTTTAGATAAAATTGGAGAAATTAAAACCAATTGGACAGTTGATTCTTTAGATTATGATGCCTTAACCGATGCCATGTATCAAGCCATTCCGATGTTTATGGCATTACGTCCTGAGTTAAGTTATGGCATTTTTTTGAATAGTACCTATTGGAGTCGCTTCGATATTGGCGTTGAACAACCAGGAGTTTGGCGGATGGAAACCCAAGCTCCAGAACTCGATTATTATATTATTTATGGCCCTAAACCTGAACAAATTTTAAATACCTATACTCAACTCACCGGACGAATGCCATTACCTCCCCGTTGGGCGTTAGGCTATCATCAATGTCGGTGGAGTTATGAATCAGAAATTGTTGTTAAAAACCTAGCAAAAGAATTTAGAAACCGCAAAATTCCCTGTGATGTCATTCATTTAGATATTGATTATATGCGAGGATATCGAGTATTTACTTGGAGTCATCATCGCTTTCCTCATCCTCAAAATTTAATTCAACATTTAAACCATAACGGTTTTAAAACTATCACCATTATCGACCCTGGCGTTAAATATGAACCCGAAGGGAATTATCCTATTTTTGATCAAGGATTAGAAGAAGACTATTTTGTTAGAAAACCCAATGGTCAATTGTTTCATGGTTATGTCTGGCCGGATAAAGCAGTTTTTCCAGATTTTTTAAACCCCAAAGTCCAAAACTGGTGGGGAGAATGCCATCAAACGTTAACAGATATGGGAATTGCAGGCATTTGGAACGATATGAATGAACCCGCCTTAGATGACCGTCCTTTTGGCGATAAAGGCAGTAAAATTACCTTTCCATTAGATTGTTTACAAGGGCCATTAGAAGAACAAGCAACCCACGCCGAAACTCATAATTTGTACGGATTAATGATGGCAAAATCCTGTGCAGAAGCCTTAGTAAAATTGCGACCGCAGGAACGATCTTTTGTATTAACACGGTCAGGATATGCAGGAATTCAACGCTGGTCATCGGTGTGGATGGGAGATAACCATTCTATTTGGGAACATTTAGAAACCTCTCTTCCGATGTTATGCAATATGGGTTTATCGGGAGTGGCTTTTGTCGGTTGTGATATTGGCGGTTTTGCCGGAAATGCAACCGCAGAATTATTCGCCCGATGGATGCAAATGGGAGTGTTATATCCCTTGATGCGAGGTCATTCTGCATTATCAACCGCCCAACATGAACCTTGGGTATTTGGAGAAAAAGTTGAACAAATTTGTCGAGAATATTTAGAATTACGCTATCGTCTTTTACCGTATCTTTATACCTTATTTTGGGAAGCCACCCAAACCGGATCACCGATTCTCCGTCCGCTATTTTATCACTATCCAAATGATAGCAAAACCTATACCTTATCCGATCAAATTTTACTCGGTTCAGCAATTTTAGCCGCCCCCATTTATCGCCCCGGTGTTGAATGTCGGGCGGTGTATTTACCTGAAGGGATATGGTATGATTGGTGGACAGGAAAATCCTATTCTGGATCACAATATATTTTAGCCGAAGCACCCTTAGAGCGGATGCCTTTGTATGTCAAAGCGGGTTCAATTATTCCCTTACAACCCGTGATGCAATATGTTGATGAAAAACCGATTGATTGTTTAACCTTTAAAGTTTTTCCAGGGACAGGAGAAGGGATTTTATATGAAGATGATGGTCGTTCTTTTGAGTATGTTCAGGGAATGTATGCAACAACGAAATATCGACTTTCTCAAGACAATCAAGAATTAATCGTTGAAATCGAACCCCGTCAAGGACAATGGACACCCCCTAACCGTGAGATTATTATTGATGTGGTGGGAGTGGGTGAACAACATTTTCAAGATGACGGTCAGGGAAAACAATTACGGTTTGGTTTGATCAAGAATTAG
- a CDS encoding Uma2 family endonuclease, which produces MTLSSVTFPVYNSEIYKWQTATWDDYLAYRDHPTLERVKIFYQVGYLWIEMGSEGINHASISDLLTMLFAFWFARFPVVSFSSLGRCQLEKANTRASAPDHVLYIGENAPRWQAGEPRRIDLNRWRVPDLVGEVSDTTLATDLDEKKQLYAALGIPEYWVTNVKGKQVIAFRLGEKGKYEEIEYSVALSGLPILLIEQTLEQLTQIDNGMAALWFNQQIANINPNSLEEYGKI; this is translated from the coding sequence ATGACTCTATCCTCAGTAACATTTCCCGTATACAATTCTGAAATTTATAAATGGCAAACTGCAACCTGGGATGATTACTTAGCCTATCGGGATCATCCTACTTTAGAACGAGTTAAAATATTCTACCAAGTCGGTTATTTATGGATTGAAATGGGTTCCGAAGGAATTAATCATGCTAGTATTAGTGACTTATTAACAATGCTATTTGCCTTTTGGTTTGCTCGATTTCCCGTTGTCAGTTTTAGTTCACTCGGTCGCTGTCAACTTGAAAAAGCAAATACTCGCGCCTCTGCCCCCGATCATGTTTTATATATTGGTGAAAATGCACCTCGTTGGCAAGCTGGAGAACCTCGTCGCATTGACTTAAATCGTTGGCGAGTGCCTGATTTAGTGGGAGAAGTTTCTGATACCACCTTAGCCACTGATTTAGATGAGAAAAAACAACTGTATGCCGCATTAGGAATTCCTGAATATTGGGTCACAAATGTTAAAGGAAAACAAGTAATTGCTTTTCGGTTAGGAGAAAAGGGAAAATATGAAGAAATCGAATATTCTGTTGCACTTTCAGGTTTGCCCATTCTCCTGATAGAACAAACCTTAGAACAATTAACTCAGATAGATAACGGCATGGCAGCCCTCTGGTTTAATCAACAAATTGCCAATATTAATCCCAACTCTCTTGAGGAGTATGGCAAAATTTAA
- a CDS encoding cupin-like domain-containing protein yields the protein MTDIQPLKITLPPLQITLNDGQKVSLQWLPQPPIHEPQQPSQPPEIVPPPQLPDGWKKWVAANKLINQSDEALIECMVKNGIDVKLAIEEVTGITNQPYFQAGQEILQKLEKLESLLQIQNQLAALSSHSNTIPRIPFLSKDEFLDQYYSQNKPVILTGLMNNWAALQRWTPEYLKEKYGNVSIQVQGNRNADPNYEINLEQHRKTMLFQDYIDWVVHAGETNDYYMVANNHTLNREEMQGLFEDMEIFPEYLNPDIKAGRTFFWFGSAGTVTPLHHDPINIFLAQVSGRKLIKMIPPQQTPFLYNTIGVFSPIDPANPDYSRYPLYRNVRSIDVILHPGEVIFLPVGWWHYVKALEISISVSFINFIFPNDYDWKNPSFGHY from the coding sequence ATGACCGATATTCAACCCTTAAAAATTACCCTTCCCCCTTTACAAATCACCTTAAATGATGGCCAGAAAGTCAGTTTACAATGGCTTCCTCAACCTCCCATTCATGAACCCCAACAACCCTCTCAACCGCCTGAAATAGTTCCTCCGCCTCAACTTCCTGATGGTTGGAAAAAATGGGTAGCCGCCAATAAATTAATTAATCAATCCGATGAGGCTTTAATTGAATGTATGGTTAAAAATGGGATTGATGTTAAGCTTGCTATTGAAGAAGTTACAGGCATCACCAATCAACCTTATTTTCAAGCCGGACAAGAAATTCTGCAAAAGTTAGAAAAACTAGAATCTCTTTTACAAATTCAAAATCAACTTGCTGCTTTATCTTCTCATTCTAACACTATTCCTCGAATTCCCTTTTTATCAAAAGATGAATTTTTAGACCAATATTATTCACAAAATAAACCTGTTATTTTAACGGGTCTGATGAACAACTGGGCAGCTTTGCAACGATGGACACCTGAATATTTAAAAGAAAAATATGGTAATGTTAGCATTCAAGTGCAAGGAAATCGCAACGCTGATCCCAATTATGAAATTAATTTAGAACAACATCGGAAAACGATGTTATTTCAAGATTATATTGATTGGGTTGTTCATGCTGGAGAAACCAATGATTACTATATGGTGGCGAATAACCATACCTTGAACCGGGAAGAAATGCAGGGTCTTTTTGAAGATATGGAAATTTTTCCTGAATATTTAAACCCTGACATTAAAGCCGGAAGAACATTTTTCTGGTTTGGTTCAGCCGGAACTGTAACTCCTTTACATCACGATCCTATTAATATCTTTTTAGCTCAAGTTTCGGGGCGCAAACTAATTAAAATGATTCCGCCTCAACAAACCCCCTTTCTTTATAATACCATTGGGGTTTTTAGTCCCATTGATCCGGCTAATCCTGATTATAGCCGTTATCCTTTATATCGAAACGTTCGTTCCATTGATGTGATTCTACACCCCGGAGAAGTGATTTTTCTTCCGGTGGGATGGTGGCATTATGTTAAAGCTTTAGAGATCAGTATTTCAGTATCTTTTATTAATTTTATATTTCCGAATGATTATGATTGGAAAAATCCCTCCTTTGGTCACTATTAA
- a CDS encoding MFS transporter gives MNTFRSFDPKRQRSLLILFIAGLCFWTSLTALLPTLPLYVELLGGTKQQIGWVMGAFALGLLPSRFWFGPLADRKSRKLVLLIGTIVAMIAPLGYLWTQSILLMLFLRAFHGISLAAFTLGYSALVADIAPVDKRGEVIGYMSLVAPIGMAIGPALGGFLQTAFGYDPIFLSSAGFALLAFLGISQVSEPQRNQPTTTSSSTSFLEKGLWYCKMLWSPRLRIPAFVMLMVGLIFGTLVTFLPLSVKESGLSFNSGLFYSTAAIASFLVRVPTGRASDRYGRGIFITGGLICYFLAMLLLSKTTGSNIILLAALLEGMGAGIVIPMMITLITDRCLPEERGQFFSLCLTGFDVGIALAGPIFGSIAEELGYSSIFALDAILALIAVITFAGFSNKTVHLSLKFAMGQAKDVYSLN, from the coding sequence TTGAACACTTTTCGTAGTTTTGATCCGAAACGCCAACGGAGTCTATTAATACTATTTATCGCAGGTTTATGTTTTTGGACAAGTCTAACAGCACTGTTACCAACCCTGCCTTTATATGTTGAACTTCTGGGCGGAACTAAGCAACAAATTGGCTGGGTAATGGGTGCTTTTGCCTTGGGTTTATTACCCTCTCGATTTTGGTTTGGCCCCTTAGCAGATCGCAAAAGTCGTAAATTAGTCCTACTAATTGGAACGATAGTGGCAATGATCGCTCCTCTAGGATATTTATGGACACAATCAATTTTATTGATGCTGTTTTTGCGAGCATTTCATGGTATCAGTCTCGCCGCATTTACCCTCGGTTATAGTGCTTTAGTGGCTGATATTGCCCCTGTGGATAAACGGGGAGAAGTCATCGGATATATGAGTTTAGTTGCCCCAATTGGCATGGCAATTGGCCCAGCATTAGGAGGGTTTTTGCAAACTGCCTTTGGCTATGATCCCATCTTTTTATCCAGCGCAGGATTTGCCTTATTAGCATTTCTAGGAATTTCCCAAGTCTCTGAACCTCAACGAAATCAACCGACAACAACTTCATCCTCAACTTCGTTCCTAGAAAAAGGATTATGGTACTGCAAAATGTTGTGGAGTCCCCGTCTCCGAATTCCCGCATTTGTGATGTTAATGGTGGGTTTAATTTTTGGAACTTTAGTCACATTTTTACCCTTATCCGTGAAAGAATCTGGGTTAAGTTTTAATTCAGGTTTATTTTATAGTACCGCCGCGATCGCTAGTTTTTTAGTGCGGGTTCCCACAGGTCGAGCCTCTGATCGCTATGGTCGAGGTATATTTATTACAGGGGGTTTAATCTGTTATTTTTTAGCAATGTTACTCTTATCTAAAACAACAGGTAGTAACATTATTTTATTAGCTGCATTATTAGAAGGAATGGGAGCAGGAATCGTTATTCCCATGATGATTACCTTAATTACAGATCGGTGTCTTCCAGAAGAACGAGGTCAATTTTTCTCCCTTTGTTTAACAGGTTTTGATGTCGGAATTGCCCTGGCTGGGCCTATTTTTGGAAGCATTGCTGAAGAATTAGGTTATTCAAGTATTTTTGCTTTGGATGCAATTTTAGCTTTAATAGCGGTCATCACCTTTGCAGGATTTTCTAATAAAACGGTTCACCTTTCTCTCAAATTTGCAATGGGTCAAGCCAAGGATGTTTATAGCTTAAATTAA